The DNA sequence cttcttcgcgttcgcgaaggtactcacGCGAAAGCGAAAAGTAAGCTGGTCAGGATggaattttcttcttcacgaacatgaaggcttggtcgcgaagcgatgggggccttacccttcgcgaacacgactagctcatcgcgaacgcgtagtgttaggcactgggggagGGGAGCcagtctttccttcatcgcgaacgcgagcaatgtctcgcgaacgcgaaggccagggggtagCCTACGCAAACGCGAACAAGGTCTCGCAAACGCTAAGGCTTGGCAGCAtatacccttcgcaaacgcgacagtgttcacgcgatcgtgatgaacactgtcgcccaacacttaaaacagaatcaaaacgggaattggccatttatttcattttctcaaaaccaaacggactagaggcgattttcaagggaTAATtgcttccccaaagtgttggtaagtgattctaaatcattttctttcaattacccatttcatgTCATacatttttaacctaaaatctagagttttaatggtaaaattaggggtttgggtagaaactagggatttcgaaaatgtggggatttagacctcaatttgagactggattccaaaaccaattatatatccgggctcggggtgaatgggtaaatgggttttggtctgaacatcgggttttgaccaagcaagcccggggtcgattttcgactttttggaggaaaaattgggaaatttaatttatgcaatataattgattcctttatcaatattttatattattgagtcatttttgaatagatacgagtggtttggaggtgaattctagaggaaatgctgcgattgagaattaagtggccttcagagtgagataagtgttgtgtctaaccctaactTAAGGGAATTAgaaacctcagattatttgctatgtgaaattcatgtgagggGTGTATATGTgatgtgacgagtacttatgcgctgccaatttacctgtttttcctgttttctcccatttttcttatattgtctctttcctatgcctaattattacgtgtttagactagtgatattaaattgatcgttcttatcatgttcacGGATTCTCTGGTGATAATTGAAGATTTATTTCAAGTTGAAATTGATAttttggaaccaaatgttgaagtaaggcttgtacttgttattctatctccctgctattatttatgcattgcattatggtaagggagagtgttaatgcacgaagggtgatgcagtgccatattgtgagtgttaatgcacgaagggtgataccgtgtcatattgtgagtgtaaacgcatgaagggtgatgtcgtgccatgacaTGAGAGTTAatgtatgaagggtgatgtcgtgccgtttctattgattttatggtgaaattgagagtaaaagcatgaagggtgatgccgtgcattttttctttactgCATTCGTtgctcctgttgattcataatatattggttgttccagttatcatttagttctttatctcgtatttcccccaacatgtttccccctcccgatatctcgtgtctaattcttcattactgttatttgtgtatacattgttaaactgtacatgctgatttgtaggtgccttgccttagcctcgtcactacttcgtcgaggttaggctcgacacttaccagtacattgggtcggttgtactgatattgcactctgtactttctgtgcagattttggtaccagcTCGGgctgatcgagatttttgctgttgggccgctatccggagacttaaggtagatctgtcggcgttcacagaccttgaagtcctcgttTATCTcttttgttctactgtttctttcattcaaacagttatatttttttcagattattacttgtagtgaattctagaatactcgtgaattgtATCCAGAACcggatggtagtaattaatacagttttatattattctgcacttattTTACTTCATCTTAGatcattattgttatttactgaatgaaaataaggattggtttaatgattctctaacgttggcttgcctagcaagtgaaatgttaggcgtcatcacgatcccgacggtgggaatttcgggtcgtgacacttttctTTTATAAGAGGCATAATCAGCTAATCCAGACAAACTAACAAGGTTCACTACACCCTCAACTTTCTCCTTTTGGATCCTCCCTTCTTCTACCACACAAACAGTAATAAGATCATCAATACTCCACTTATCTTTTTGTGCATTATAAGTTGTCTTAAGCTGGTTAAATTGCTCGGGAAGGGACCTTAGGGATTTATGAATAAGAAAATCATCGGTAATGGTTACACCTAAATTATTCAGTTTGGTAGCAATGTTAACTAATTTCATAATATGATCACGGACACTACCTATCAATGTTAACTAGTCAATACTCCATAATATGATCATATTTTATGGTAGACATGGAATCAATCAAGCTACCTATCTCAGCTTTATCAGATTCAAGGAATTTCTATCCAATGCCACTCAAGAAATCTTTTGCATTTCCATTATCCTTAATTTCACCTTTTATGTGATCAGAAATGGATCACTTCATGATCATAAGGCTCAATTTGTTATCCTTCATATATTTCTCATACTTAGTCTTTTCATCAGCAGTGCTAGAAGTTGTAGGTTCAGCAAGTTTCTGTTCAGTCAATGCAAAGTCCAGGTCCATGAGACCTAACACTATTTCAATATCCTATTTTCACTTCTTGTAGTTGCTACTAGTAAGAGATTAAATGAAAATCAACTGAGTAGTCATGTTGTTAACAACTGTATAAGCAAACAACACAAAAATTAGATAAAATTATGGGCATGAATATATAGATCAATAGAGTCAAAGACATCCATTACACCCCTCTTTTAGGTAGAAGATGCAACTATCTCCCCTTTTAAAAATCAAGGAGTCCAAGGCATTCATTGCATTCTCACCTTTAGGCAAAAGAtacaactcccccccccccccctaattATCCAAGAGTACAAGGCATACACTATGTCCTTCCTTTAGGTAAGAGACACAAATCCTCCTCTTACATCAAattatccttatttatttatttatttatttatttgatatatatacatGAGAATCAAAGATATTAAGTTTCATCCTCTGGGTTGAAATATAATATCTTATCTCATAAATTAATTTAGCATCACTAGTATCAAAAGGTAAACCTCCAACACTAGCGTACACTCTATTAAGGATATATGTGCATTGagaatattttaatgactcaaatAAACAGACCACTTTGGTATAACTATTTATTAATCATAATTCTCAATCCACATATAATGTTATTTCACATGCATAAAGTTTTTAGAATTTTTAATGACTCCAAATAAATATCACTTTGATGGAAACTATCTATTAATCATATTTCTTATTTAAACAATATCATATATATGCGAGGAAAATAAAGCCCATATATGTAAACTCTTCTAATTGCTATTAATTGCATTCTCTGACTAAAAGTCCAAAGAACCAGGAAGAGCTATGTAATCAAAACAAGATCAACATTCCAATTTATTATTAGGACAGAGTATTTCGTAAAACACCCAAAGTATTTTATCAACTACCAAATAGAAATAATTGAGAAATTTATTAAAGGACACAAGTCCATATAAAAAGAGTAGGCTTTTAAGTTCCGCTAAGTACGTTAACATTGTATGTAGTTAATTCAAGAACTAAAGGACCAATCAAGTTCAGATCTCAACAAAACTTAACAAGACTTAGCCCTCATTAAAAAATTCTTTTCTGATGCCCTCGCCGTCAGCACGTATTAAGGTTTTACCAACTTTGATATGTGCTTTTATTTAAAAATACCAACTACAAAATCGTTACATCCCCTTATACGGTTACACAAAACAGCCGCTAAACATTGATGAAACCGTTTTGCCGAGAAACAGACAAACTACTGTCGTGTAAAATTTACACAATAGCAAAATATATTCGCAAGGAATAACCGATCGTAATATAGAAAAGAACGCTTGTATCGGGAAGGCACCGCTGTAGCCGACACTCTGGCAAAGTATGGAAACATCAACGGAGCATTATGTATTGGGAAACATTTCCGACTTTTATTTTACATGTGTTTTATTAAAGACAAATCAGGAAAAACCGCAATGCGGTCTATCATTAGCAAAAGAAATGAATGTTGAAATGCAATAGACGCATTCaaacaatacaaaaatgaagttgaaacgcaacttaataagaaaatcaaaatgataagaagtgataggggtggtgaatatgaatctccttttgaagaaatatgtttagaatatggaattattcatcaaacaatggccccttacacgccccaatccaaTGGGATTGCGAAAAGAAAGAACCgctcattaaaggagatgatgaacgcttTGTTGATAAGTTCTTCTTTGCCAcggaacttgtggggggaagccattcttacggctaaccgaatactaaatcgagtaccccatagcaaaacgcaattcattccatatgaaaaatggaaaggaaggaagcccaacttgaattattttaaagtctggtggtgtttggcaaaagtgcaagttcctaaacccaaaagggtaagaataggaccgaaaaccgttgattgttttttcataggatatgcgaccaatagtaaagcataccgatttctggttcataaatcagaaaatcccgacattcataataatgtggttatagaatcagataatgctgagttcttcgaaaatatatatccgtTTAAAAAGTAATGTGAAtcgattggtgaaggatctaaacaacctcgggaagaaacaaaagaaagtacgtcTAATCacgaggatccaagacgtagtaaacgtcaaagaatatctacttcatttggaccagattttgtgactttcttattggaaaacGAGTCTCAAATATTTAAAGAAGTTATATCTTCTttggaatcattattttggaaagaagcagtcaatagtgaaatagaatccatattgaacaaccatacatgagaactggttgatcttcctcctggaaatataccgttgggttctaaatggatttttaagaggaaaatgaaagatgatggcactattgataaatataaggtAAGACTTGTGGTCAAATAGTATAGAGaacgagaaggtcttgattattttgatacatactctacAGTTCCAAGAATTATGTCCATACGaacgttagtagcattagctgcagtttatggtcttgaaattcatcaaatggacttTAAGACAGCCTTATTAAATGGACatttggaggaagaaatctaCATAGAACAACCTGAaaggtttgtggttccaggtaaagaaaagaaggtatgtagacttgttaagtccctttacggactaaaacaagcacccaaacaatggcatgcgaaatttgaccaaacaattttgtcaaatgattttaagataaatgaatacGATAAATATGTGTatattaaaaatgttccaaatcacatagtcattgtttacttatatgtggatgatatgctgataatgagtaatgacattgccaacataaatgcgactaagcgtatgctcactagcaagtttgatatgatgGACTTGGGAGTTACTGATTTAATTAAGggtattaagatccataagacttcCCAAGGTATGTCATTATcataatctcattatattaaaatAGTACTTggaaaattcaagcacttagattttaaagttgcaaagactccaattgacgtgaaacTTGCACTAGCAAAGAACAAAGatcaaagcatatcacaattggattatgctcgtgtgttgagatgtttaatgtatatcatgaattgtacacgaccagatatagcttgtgctataagtaaattgagtcgatacacgagTAATCCAGATCAATCTCAttagatggcaatgaaacgagttttgggatatttagaacatacacaggactttgctttgcactacagtaaatattCTGCGGTgcttgagggatactgtgatgcaaattggatcaccggttcaactgattctaagtccacaggtggatatgtattcactattggtggaggaggggtatcttgaaagtcgtccaaacaaacgtTTATTgtccgctctacaatggaggctgagttcatagccttagataaagccggtgaagaagctgaatagcTCCAAAGTTTCTTGGAAGATaatccattttggcccaaactgtTGGCCCCAAAATGTATAAattgcgatagtcaagcggcaattagAAGGGCtaggagcgttatgtataacggtaaatctcgtcatatacgacgaacacataaaaccgttaggcaattactctctagaggaattatcacgattgactacatAAATTCAAGCAATAATATATCGGATCCACTTACGAAAGGCccaactagagaggtagttgagaaatcatagaggggaatgggactatgggcgaggacaagtcattgtggcggtaactctacctagaagactagagatcccaagatctaggttcaaggagatcaaacaaagtcattaatgacggttcaacattgtcaactaaaattttggtccattctcgtgataaGACAATATTCAATACCAAGGATAAAGTATTAAGGTTTTTTAGtggtttctaaatttgatacggggtataccaaatagtgtatctacgggatgaaacgtttaggaatcacctatgtaagtgtaaagtgttagccgcttcaaggagaatttggtaaggccagttctctatgcacttatgaaaccaaGTGGTGTTCATGGCTAAAAAGAACATAACAATGAGAActaaagacggttaagggttgattgtgtgacttatggttgtctagatatacaccaaagttcgacggttcaaagatatcaaatctaccgattgacagagtatatccgacataagttcactacgaaaaatacaaagggaaacctacttatagAGATGctattaatccttgcttgcgaatcacacagttttcatgcatatttccgtgatatagccattccccattcatgtgggggattgttgggttttAAGCTTGGtttagcttaaaagagggtgaatgggaaatggaggaaaaaataaaatatttgaatttccctccttgacaaagggatattgtcccatattgtaggaggaaaagacttttgatcggtatatatacaattgctcttcttctagctcttaaagagttaagaagaatgcaagcctcgcgtcgtcgtcgtcgtcgctcgctcggctcggctcggcttcggcttcggatttggtcaaatgattgattgattaattttttggaccaaatttatttgttaatattaagaTTAACGTAGTATTATTTTAATCCAAATTAGCGATTTTTGTAACGGTAAATTAATCTTCCTCCGCGTTTAATTTCCCATTTTATTTTGCGTAAATAGCCATTTATGTAATGGCCGTTTTACGTGAATAGCCATAACAGACATTCTGAAGAGTTGTATCTCTTCGTTTAAACTCAACATGTTGGCTATAAATAGCAGACCATTCCCTCAGATTTTCCTTACGAAATTATTGAATTCTCCTCTTCCTTTCTACATTGTTTTCTTACAAAAAAAATaatgtaagtgtgatttgctgccGCCATTTGTGTTcgttgaaacactggggtttaAAGTACCACTACACCAGCGTATAATccgttctatcttgggaggaaaTATTCCAGAACttcgggtactaggaggggattaagttccttaaggaaacatTATGGATTCAGTGTGCTCGGGTTAATTTCTACTTCTTCTACATTTCTGTTTATACGTTGTTTTTTTCTCCATAATTATTTTACAACTACAGTATACTTAACAAGTAATAGATGAAGGAATCTGTAATTTTTCTTTAACTCAAAAAACTGAAATTTAGAGGTACAATATTTTCATAATTGGCGACTCTTATACTTCAGCAGAGATTTTTCTACTAAAGATAATTATTTTGTTTGGATTAAAAATCATTTATGTTTAAATCTCAAATTTGAATGCTATAGCTAGATGGGGTATTTTATAGGATTCTCACGCAAAAAATTCATATTAGTTAGGGGAGCTTTTAAATTTataaagattttttttaaaaaaatatatatcacTCATGGTGAAGTTTATATCATACAGAATTCTTAAAAAACATGCAATTTGAAGTAGAGGACAGTTATTTATGATTCTGTTGTATGTTTGAAACATGCACGCCTCTTTCacaatacaaaataaaaaaaaaagtttgaaatttaatttgaaacataagaatttaagattttaaaaagaaaggaaaattctATGTTTCCTATAGACTATCAAAACCAAAAAGAATTTAGTCATCATTTACACATTTTACACCTTAAACAAATTGAAGTGTATTTTAAAGTTTTAATTAAGGTAAAATTTTAATCGGTTCTacaaaattcaaaaaagaaaattttaataccaaattttaattgatttgcaAATAAAGGGCTAGCGAAAGTAGTCTTCACTCTTCAGGCTTTTCCCCAAACCACTATTGTGCTCAAACCCTCGCTGCCTCACACTCACAGAAATCGGCGGATCCAAGAATTCTGCAACCGGCAAGCGGAAATCGGAAACAAGAGAATGGAGACACCTAATGGGATGTTTGAGGTATTGCCCGTTGATTACAAGAATTGGTCATCCATAGTAAttttttttatggaaaattttgAAGACATCAGTGTGTATGCTTTTGACTATGACGAGTGATGTACTATGTTGTGTCCTACAAATGGCCACAGTGTCTTTTGTTGAGTCTGGGATATACTACTGGTGGCTTTAATGTGTACTTTGTTGGTGAGCCCAAATATGATGAGCAATTTAATCCCATAGCTCACTCACAGGAAGTCAAAGTTTATGATATTTGCAATAGGGTATGGTGGGAAGACTTGCCAAAGTTGAAAGCTCCCATGCCCAATCCGTTTGTGTTTTTCCTTAATGGGCTGCTTTATGTGCTTTCTACTGGTATGTTATATGAGCAACCACACTTCGAGATGCTGGATATAAATAATCTTTCTCGAGGATGGGTTTCGCTATCTAATCCCTCTTTTATTAGCAACCATGTAATACCCTCAAACCACACTACCATTATTGACTACTCCAAGAAGATGCTATACGTAAGGTTGGTTGAATGGTCTTATTGTGATTGCTCGTCAGATCTTTATGGTTACAGCGTGCATGATCACAAGTGGCACGCTTTCCGAATTTTCATGTCCGAAGAAAACATAACCTCTTCTGTCCCTATGCCTGATGACGAGCCGAGTCCTTTGACATATGATGACTATCCGAGTCCCACGTCTGAATCCTCAAACCAATCAGAACATGATGACGAGCGGAGTCCTTTGACATATCATGACGAGCCGAGTCCTTTGACAGCTCGCACGGGTAATCTATTGAAAGCCAGTTGGTCGAATGGCTGTGTAATTGTAGACAATCACTTGTACAGATTTCAGATGTTACGGTACCCTAAAGAAGAACTACGTGCTATTCTGATCATTCGTGATTTGGAGCATGAAATAGAGGTATACAATAATGCAGTCGAGCTCGATTATGTGGATGCTATGCATTTTCCCGATGATCCACCCATCGGAGGGTGCTGGGAGGTTGATATCTCTCACATTGTTCAGGAAGATGTGCTTCGTGATCTCTATTCTTGTGGCAAGCTAGTTTATATAGGCAAGAGTAATTCATGCCTAAGGTTTTCTTTGGTTATCTCGTACGCTTGTAGGTTTCGTCCTAAAATTACTAATCATGTGTGTACATGCACGTTTGACTTGGAAGTGAAATGCGATAAAGCAACTGCAGTTGGAGAGAGTTCAACTGTATCATTCATTGCCAAACCCATTTCCTGCAAATCCCACAATATAAATATGGATACATGCCTGTTTTCTTGCAAAGAGTTATGTAAGTTTCTCCCCCTTCCACTTGTAATTGCTTGGTGGCCCGACGACATTTAAAGTTTGTTTGTTATATATAATAGAGTTTTCAACACTTAAACGAGTCCATCTAATTGTTTTGTGACTAGAATTACATAAATAAGCAGATTCTTACAT is a window from the Nicotiana tomentosiformis chromosome 10, ASM39032v3, whole genome shotgun sequence genome containing:
- the LOC104091205 gene encoding uncharacterized protein, coding for MYYVVSYKWPQCLLLSLGYTTGGFNVYFVGEPKYDEQFNPIAHSQEVKVYDICNRVWWEDLPKLKAPMPNPFVFFLNGLLYVLSTGMLYEQPHFEMLDINNLSRGWVSLSNPSFISNHVIPSNHTTIIDYSKKMLYVRLVEWSYCDCSSDLYGYSVHDHKWHAFRIFMSEENITSSVPMPDDEPSPLTYDDYPSPTSESSNQSEHDDERSPLTYHDEPSPLTARTGNLLKASWSNGCVIVDNHLYRFQMLRYPKEELRAILIIRDLEHEIEVYNNAVELDYVDAMHFPDDPPIGGCWEVDISHIVQEDVLRDLYSCGKLVYIGKSNSCLRFSLVISYACRFRPKITNHVCTCTFDLEVKCDKATAVGESSTVSFIAKPISCKSHNINMDTCLFSCKELYGNDDL